The DNA region GCGAAGACACTCTCAACCCCGAGCAGGCCATCGCCGTACGCGACGAGTACCTCGCCCTGCTGGGACGGTTGGCCGAGGAGGGGCTGACCCCCGCGGCCGAGGTGAGTGTCAAGCTCTCCGCGCTCGGTCAGGCCTTCGACGAGCAGTTGGCCTACGACAACGCCCGGGCGATCTGCGCCGCCGCCGAGGCCGCGCGGACCACGGTCACCCTGGACATGGAGGACCACACCACCACGGACTCGACTCTCGACATCCTGGCCAAGCTGCGCAAGGACTACCCCTCGACCGGGGCGGTGCTCCAGGCCTACCTGCGGCGTACCGAGTCGGACTGTCGTGACCTGGCCGCCGCCGGGTCCCGGGTGCGGTTGTGCAAGGGGGCCTACAAGGAGCCCGAGTCGGTGGCCTACCAGTCGGCCCGCGAGGTGGACAAGTCCTACGTGCGGTGCATGAACATCCTGATGTCAGGCGACGGCTATCCCATGCTGGCCACCCACGACCCCCGACTGATCGCCATCGGTGAGGACCGGGCCCGCTGGTTCGACCGGGCGCCGGACCGTTTCGAGTTCCAGATGCTGTACGGCATCCGGCCCGAGGAGCAGGACCGGCTGGTCGGCGAGGGCTACATCGTGCGCACCTATGTGCCGTACGGCGACGACTGGTACGGCTACCTGATGCGCCGGCTGGCCGAGCGTCCCGCCAACCTGGCCTTCTTCGCCCGCGCCCTGACCTCCCGCAAGTAACCACCCACCCATCCGAACGGCCTCGGCAGGTTCCACCGGACCCTGCCGTGGTCCCGTCTTGACGTCGGTTGGCTAATGGAATTAGCCTAAGGGCTATGAACACTAGCTTCGCGAAGCGTGGCGACGGACGGATCGCCTACGAGGTGCACGGTCAGGGGCCCTTGGTGGTGCTCTCGCACGGCATGGGGGAGAACCGCCACTCCTACCGGCACCTGATTCCCCTGCTGGTGGCGGCCGGCTACCGGGTGGCCTCGGTCGACGTACGCGGCCACGGGGACTCCACCATCGGGTGGGCCAGCTACGCCCCGGCCGAGGTGGGCGGCGATCTGCTGGCGGTGGTCCGGGAACTCGGCGGCGGGCCGGCCACCCTGGTCGGCAACTCCTCCAGCGCCGCCGCGGTGGTCTTCGCCGCCGCCGAGGAACCGGCCCTGGTCAACGGGATCGTGCTGGTCGGCGCCTTCGTGACGCAGCCGAAGCTCAACCCCGTCATGCGGCTGGGGGTGTGGGCGGTGGTCCGCAGTCCTCGGCTGTTCGGCATGTTCCACCGCACCCTGTTCCCGGTCCATCGCCCGGCCGACGACGCGCGGTACCGCAAGAACCTGGTGACCGCGCTGCGGCGGCCCGGCCGGATGCTGCCGGTCCGTGAGGTGGCCGCCCCGGTCGCGCCACACTGGACCACCCTCGCTCCGCAGGTGCGTCGACCGGTGCTGGTGCTGATGGGCACGAAGGACCCGGACTTCCCCGACCCCGGTGCCGAGGCCCGGGCCGCCCGGCGCCTCTTCCCCCTGGCCGAGGCCCGGATGATCACCGACGCCGGGCACTACCCGCACGCCGACCGTCCTGAGGCGATGGCCGCCGAACTGACCACCTTCATGGCGGTGACCGATCGTGCCTAGGGTCGGGCTCAACCCGCAGATCGTGGTGCGTGAGGCGGCCCTGCTGGCCGACGAGGTCGGCTACCAGCAGCTCACCCTGGCCGCGCTGGCCGGCCGGCTCGGGGTCGCCCTGCCCAGCCTCTACAAGCACATCAAGGGCGCCGAGGCGTTGGCGCAGAAGCTCGCCGCCCTGGCCACGGCCGAACTCGCCGAGGAGATGACCACGGCCGCCGCTGGGCGCAGCCGGGAGGAGGCCCTGCGGGCCGTGGCCACCGCCTACCGGTCGTACGCCCGACGGCATCCCGGCCGCTACCCGATGGCCCAGCGGGTGCCGGATCCGGCCGATCCGGCGCATGTGGCCGCCGGTGAGCGGGCGGTCGGGGTGGTCTACGCCATCCTGCGCGGGTACGGCATCGAGGGCGACAGCGCGGTCGACGGGGTACGCATGTTCCGGGCCGCCGTACACGGCTTCGTGGCCCTGGAGGCGGCCGGTGACTTCGGCCTGCCCCGGGAGGTCGACCGCTCCTTCGAGCAGATGATCACGGCCCTCGATGTGGCCTTCTCCGCCTGGCCGGGCGGCACCGACCTGGACTGACGGCATGGCGG from Micromonospora sp. NBC_01739 includes:
- a CDS encoding proline dehydrogenase family protein, with amino-acid sequence MLRSVILAASRSSRVERLVATAPFSRDVVRRFVAGAQTADALRVTRELVNGGLAVTLDHLGEDTLNPEQAIAVRDEYLALLGRLAEEGLTPAAEVSVKLSALGQAFDEQLAYDNARAICAAAEAARTTVTLDMEDHTTTDSTLDILAKLRKDYPSTGAVLQAYLRRTESDCRDLAAAGSRVRLCKGAYKEPESVAYQSAREVDKSYVRCMNILMSGDGYPMLATHDPRLIAIGEDRARWFDRAPDRFEFQMLYGIRPEEQDRLVGEGYIVRTYVPYGDDWYGYLMRRLAERPANLAFFARALTSRK
- a CDS encoding alpha/beta fold hydrolase, which encodes MNTSFAKRGDGRIAYEVHGQGPLVVLSHGMGENRHSYRHLIPLLVAAGYRVASVDVRGHGDSTIGWASYAPAEVGGDLLAVVRELGGGPATLVGNSSSAAAVVFAAAEEPALVNGIVLVGAFVTQPKLNPVMRLGVWAVVRSPRLFGMFHRTLFPVHRPADDARYRKNLVTALRRPGRMLPVREVAAPVAPHWTTLAPQVRRPVLVLMGTKDPDFPDPGAEARAARRLFPLAEARMITDAGHYPHADRPEAMAAELTTFMAVTDRA
- a CDS encoding TetR/AcrR family transcriptional regulator, translating into MPRVGLNPQIVVREAALLADEVGYQQLTLAALAGRLGVALPSLYKHIKGAEALAQKLAALATAELAEEMTTAAAGRSREEALRAVATAYRSYARRHPGRYPMAQRVPDPADPAHVAAGERAVGVVYAILRGYGIEGDSAVDGVRMFRAAVHGFVALEAAGDFGLPREVDRSFEQMITALDVAFSAWPGGTDLD